ACCAAAGAGCATCGGCCACATGGCGTTGGTGCGTGCCCAGTTGACCGCATCCTCGAGCCGGACGGTTACGACGCCCAGATCACCGAGCTTCTGGCCTACTCCCATTCCAAGCCTCCAACCTTCCACTCATACACAAAGCCAACGGTCAGGATGAAAAAGAACACCCCGATTACCGCTAGACCATACCACGCCAGGTCGCGGAAGATAACCGCCCACGGGATGAAGAAAATCACTTCGATGTCGAACAGGATGAACAACACGGCAACCCGGTAGAAGCGCACGGGAATACGGCGCATCGCCGGGCCAAAGGGCTTCATACCACTTTCGTAGGGGCTGAGCTTACGATCCGCCGGGTGGAACGGCCCAAACAACCGCGACATAAAAACGATCAGGAAGCTGACCGCCACAGACAGGATAAGCAGGGCCGCGATAGGGGCAAAATCCGATAGCACCACAGGTCTCCCTTGTGCAAGACGGCGCGAGGCTAATCAAATGTTAATTGTACAAATTAGAACAAACTTTTTAAAGATTATCATAAAGAAATCTACCTGTCAAACCGTGTTTCAACCCGGTTGAACATTGGAGAAGATAGCACATTTACGGGTTTTTTAACAGGTGTTTTTGGACGATTTTGGGGATTTGGAACAAATTGAACGGATG
This window of the Aggregatilinea lenta genome carries:
- a CDS encoding NADH-quinone oxidoreductase subunit A encodes the protein MLSDFAPIAALLILSVAVSFLIVFMSRLFGPFHPADRKLSPYESGMKPFGPAMRRIPVRFYRVAVLFILFDIEVIFFIPWAVIFRDLAWYGLAVIGVFFFILTVGFVYEWKVGGLEWE